The genomic window tttcttttaataagaaacCCACACTAAATATTCCTATTTCTGAGCACAGTCTTATGGAAAAAAAGAGTAACATATAAACCTAGAGGGACCTAGAGGGAAAGCGGCGAaagtcagatttctttttaatttatccaCTTATAAAGTTGAATTTAATGTTTCTATATACCTCTCTTTTTTCCAAGGTAAGATGTCGATGCTGTGTAAAACACGGTATGGGTTTAAATGTGAAAAGCAGGGATAACTATAATAACAGTtaacattgggatccctgggtggctcagcggtttagcacctgcctttggcccagggtgtgatcctggagatccgggatcaagtcccacatcaggctccccacatggagcctgcttctctctctgcctctctctgtgtgtctgtcatgaataaataaataaaatctttaaaaaaaaataataacagttaaCATTAACTGAGCCATTACTATATATCAGGTACCAggcaaatattaatttctttaatcctcacaacaaactcCTGACATGGCATATGAGCCCTGGATACTTTCCAAAGCACTTTCACAGAAGTGATTTCTGTTGTTCCCTACACAGTGCTGTGAGGGAGACAGGGAACCTCATGGTACCCAAGACGCCTCAAAGACCTGGGGCTGAATAGGTAGGTAGCCTTCAAGGAACGGAATCAGAGTCCAAGTCTCCTGACTCCCAGGGCAGTATTTAATTTCACTGGCACAAAGATGTTTGCTTTACAGCCCTAAGGAAAAGACATCAACCAAACTAATCTTGGTTGAGAAATACCTATCAAAGCTGAATAAATAGAAAGTATTATGACTGCATCTGACAATTACAGGTTTTCTCTTCACTGTTTTTAACATTGGAAGAAAAGAATGCTAAGTCACAAAAACAATAAGGCATAATTACTTATTCCATTATATGTTAAGTAGATTTGGTTTAAGATAAGTTAATTAGCATTAAGCCCCATCTGAAGACCCAAAATTAACTTGAACTTTCATCTTTCTCCCCACTGATATGACCTACCTCATTATGTCCAGTTCCTAACATCTAGGCATTCATATGAGACTTCTCAAGGAGCTAATATGACTCGGTCTTGACAGGCCACCAGTTCAttctggcttttgtttgtttttgtttttgtttttgtttttgttttggggatacagtatactttattgatggtacatgacaagctAGGGCTCCCCCAAGCCCCTCCCTTCCTTGGGGTctgggatgtaaattggaggtcaggagattctcagtgtgtgttgggggattaaggtggggcagggactccccagcagcttagggcctctctcttcctcttgttcttgctggggctggtggtccaggaggctcttactccttggaggccatgtggaccatgaggtccacccCCCGGTTGCTGTAgccaaattcattgtcataccaggaaatgagcttgctTAGTGGTCATCGACGCCAATGTCAACCCCAGCgtcgaaggtggaagagtgggtgtcactgttgaagtcgCAGGAGACAACCTcgtcctcagtgtagcccaggatgtccttgagggggccctccaattcctgcttcaccaccttcttgatgtcgtcatatttggcagctttctccaggcggCAGGTCAAATCCACAACTGAcacattgggggtggggacacggaaggctatgccagtgagcttcctgttcagctcagggatgaccttgcccacagccttggtggcgccagtggaagcagggatgatgttctgggaAGCCCCTCGGCCTTCacgccacagcttcccagaggaacCATCCAGTCtttgggtggcagtgatggcatggacggtggtcatgaggccctccacAAGGCTgaagtggtcatggatgactttggccagaggagccaagcagttggtggtgcaggaggcattaCTGACAATCTTGAGGGAATTGTCATACTTCTCATGGTGcacgcccatcacaaacatgggcacatcagcagaaggagcagagatgatgaccctcttggccctgcccttcaagtgagccccagccttctccatggtggtgaagaacccagtggactccacagcatcaccccatttgatgttggcaGGATcttgctcctggaagatggagatggacttcccgttgatgacaagtttcccaTTCTCAGCCTTGACCATGCCATGGAATTTGCTGTGGGTAGAATCATGAAACATGTACACCATGTGGTTGAGGTCAGTGAAGGGGTCATCGATGGtgacaatatccactttgccagagttaaaagcagccctggtgaccaggcgcCCAATACAGACAAATGTGCTCACTCCGTCCTTCACCATCATGTCTTGGGAACGCGGGTGACACTGCACCAGAAGATGCGGCTGTCTGTCtaatggggaggagcagagagcctctttttgttttttaaagattttatttatttattcatgagagacacagagagaggcagagacacaggcagagggagaagcaggctccatgcagggagcctgacgtgggaatggatcccgggtctccagaatcacgccctgggcggaagacagtgttaaacggctgagccacccaggctgcccatatttttGTTTCGATGGTTTGATTTTTAGTTGCTTTGAGGCAAACAATGGCCATCGTTTAGATTTGTAACTTTTAATCTTATAGTGAATTGTATTTGAAAACTACATTCTAAACTTAGCTTGATTTCCCCAAAGAAGCTCCTCAAGATcaagacattttatatattttatgtttccaaaaataaaattcccaacaTCAGGCTGTCTTCCTGACAGTTCACAACTACAAACATAAATTAACAAGTGCAAGGTTTAGGATCAAATTAACATGGACTTGACAGAACAGGGATAAGTGGgctacaaaattttatttacaggGGAGTCAAGGGTCCCTGTGCCAGCTTTGACACTCATTCAGCTCACCCCTCTGCCTGAGGCAAGGAGTAGGGAGTCCACAGAGCAGTAAGAGCAtgcccctcacacacacacacagtctgccCCCTTCTACTGGTACCTGGACTCCCTGGTTCAGCAGGGGTGGGGATACACAAGTCTTCCGTAGGGGGATGGAAGGAATGCGCTCATGAGAGCCAGAGTATAAGCACCTTGTGCACTGCCtcagaaaaaagggaagaatgggGTGGACCTAGAGCTGGACTGAAGACTAGCCCTCCCTGCAGTGCCACAGTCTACAGAAATCTAAGAGTCTGAAAAATTCAAATCTAGTCTTCTAAGTCCTTACAATGGTGTATCCGCAAAGAAGGAGGCTAgaaccaaatattttattcacatttttattagcTAGATTTTAACAAAACATGATAAATATAAAACCAGGCTACCTACATTAGAAGCACTAATAATAGCTAGTCAGTATATGAAAGTgagttggggcgcctggctggatCTTCAGTGGAGCTTGccactcttggtctcagggttgtgagtttgagctccatgttgggtgtagagattacttaaagataaaaaactttttaaaaaatgagttcaacctgatgaaaatgatataaaatactcAGTGAGACAACTTTTCCGTTTATCAGATTGACAGTAATTAAAAGATTGATGaaaagccagatacaaaaagatcatatattttatgattctgatttatgtgaaatgtcctgAATGGGCAAATCTGTAGAAACAGAGGATTAATGGCTGCCTAGGGCTGAAAGACGAGGAGTAAGGGGAGAATAGAGTGACTGCTAGTGGGAACAAGGATACTTTTTGGAGTGAAGACAGTATTCTCAATTTAGATTGTAGTGAcggttgtacaactctgtgagtacactaaaaaccattgaattatacGTTTTAAATTGGCACATTTTACAGTATGTgatttatatttcagtaaaacaatcttttaaaatgcagtgtTGGTGATCATACTGcataaaagatattctttttttttaatttaaatcagttttatttaagaatttccAACATTGACAACTCTTATAAAAAGCATCCAAGCACAGGACACAGAACTGCCTCAGACAGCATTCTTAGGGGAGCTAACAGACATTAGGACTTCCACCCTTCTGTGCGACCCCCCGAGCTCACTGGTGAACTCTGCTTCCAAGTACTCCTGCAAAGCACACCACCAGCTCAGTCCAAGTTCTCAACCCACCAGCTTCAGGTCACATGAGCACACTTATAGATCAGTAACAGAGGAGAACACACACCATACAGCATTCACAGCCGTTGACAAAGGGGTGGGGAAGTACAAGTATCGGTTCACTTAACACATTCAACTAACGTGGGTTACCTAGGAACAAAACTCACTGAAAGTCTTCCAACAGATGTGGATGTCCTTTGAATGCAAAAACATTCGTACATTATTTGCTATCATTGCTCTATGCACACTCTCTCACCAAAGCCACAGGATTGAGAGACACATCTCGCCAAGTTAAAAAATATCCATTATGCACCACCAAGTCTCTGCACGCGCTGTCGCCTTTTCTTGCTCATACTCGCCTTTCATACCTCGGTACCACCATCAATCCCACACAAGGTTTCAAAAGTTCAAACAGCCTCTGGTTCCATATCACAGCCTTGCATTCACAGCGTTGATACGACTCCATGAAATAAAGAGTAGCAGATAAAAATGGGACACCCACCGTCAAAGACGCGGCCTGTGCAGCATGCTGACGGGTTCTTGAATGAGAAAGCGTGCAGACAGAAGAAGTATTCCTATGGCAGAACATTTACAGCACTACTTTCAATGATGTGCTTCTTCCATAAACATTTGAAATGAGATGAACTGCAGAGATTAAATGAAAGCTTCATATTGTACTTTTGCATGTGAAGGGAGACAggtgttaaaaaaacaaaaacaaaagaaccaaacACTGTGACACCATGATCTCCAAAAAGGAGATTTTCCTAAGGGAAAAATCCATATGGTGGGGttcaaattaaaacaaggagaaaagaatgtAGTTCTAATCAATGGTTTCCATTTGAACATGCAAAGAATTCACTTGACAAGTCCAGGGATAAAAGATTACAGGAGAAACCTTTTGATATCAATTGTAGTGCGTTGGTTTTTACCCATCAGGCAAACAGCAGTTCACTTTCAAACACTCAATATTTCAACCCTTTATGTAACAAAACTTATaaaattcctttagcttttcctctttttctaaaaaaaaaatgtcaaaaatactGCTGAATATACTCCACACTGAACAaaccaattttgaaaattcttagtACATACGTATTTTACAACATACTTACCACGTGTTTAGAAAAATTTGAATTCCCAACAGTCTCTACCAACCCCACTGTCTACATCCCCCAGCCAGAGGATTTAGAATCCATGCTTGAGCCAAAGCCTCCATTAAAACCGCTGCCTGACCCTGCATTTGATGCGGATCCCCAACCAATCGCTGCACCTGAATTAGAACCGCTCTAGGAGTTATTTCCAGAACCAAAGACCTGAATTGGCCCCCTCTGCATGTTGCCTTGGCTTTGGTTGTTACCTGATGGGCCTGACTGGTTCTGCTGACTGGCTAACATGCCCATCATGCCCCAGCTGCTCTGCAGCGCTGCCTGGGCCGCAACCGTCATACCTGGATTAATGCTAAAAGCACCAAAGTTCATCCCTCCACCCATATTACTACCTTGATTGTTTCCCAAACCAGCTCCACCCCCTCTACCGTTACCAAATCCACCCTGATTCCCAAAGCCACCTGGATTACCACCAAATCTTCCACTTCTTTCTGTCTATTGCTATTGTGCTTAGGTTCAGCATTGGATATATGTACGCCGATTCCTTTAATGATCAAGTCCTCTCCACAAAGAGACTAGGCAACCTGATCATCTGCAAATGTGACAAAGGCAAAGGCCCTGAAGGGTTTGAGAATGAAGACGTCTGCCACTTCTCCGTACTGGCAGAAGAACTGCCGCAGCTCCTCGGCGGTCATGTCCTCCGTACAGCGCCCAACAGACACCTTCCTACTTCTCAGAGGCTCATCTGGGCTTTGCTTGGAATTAGGAAGTTTACAATCCCACCACCGTCCATCTATCATATGTCGCTGTGACATTACTTTAACCTGGGTTTCATACTCCGTAGAGCGAACAAAGCCAAACCCCTTTGAATGACCAGTTTTAACCTCTTTCTTGACCTGAACCATAAGAACTTCtccaaagagggatccctgggtggcgcagcggtttagcgcctgcctttggcccagggcgcgatcctggagacctgggatcgaatcccacgtcgggctcccggtgcatggagcctgcttctccctctgcctgtgtctctgactctctctcattctgtgtgactatcataaataaataaaaaataaaataaaattaaaaagaaaaaaaaaaaagcaaaggtactaaaatattcttttagatcCCGTTCAGTGGTTTTCCATGGAAGACCCAACACTATTAAATCAGAAGTTTTCTGGACAGCTCTTTTCACTTTCACTGCTGAAGAAGCATCTGTctcatccatttttcttttgttatctttgGGGTAGTTGACCCCGTGCACCAGGTCGCCCCAGCCGGCGGCGGGGCCGTGCAGGATCCCCTCCGCCCGCCTCACGCCCCGCAGGCACTGGGACGCCGGTTCCGGTAGCGCAGCCCGCACGCCCCGGGCAGCTGGGCGGTGACGGTGGACAGCAGCACCGTGCGGTCACCCTCCGACGGGGTCTCGGTGGGCTCGTCGTTCTCGTCCTCCGTCACCCGAATGGACTCGGACATCTCTTTATTTCTCCGCGAGCCCGCGGCTGGGAAGCCCGACGGGGAAACCCGAGCAGCCACCGACCCGCGAGCAGCCCCGCGACCGCTTCGCTCCCACAAAATCCATAGAAGATATTCTTAGATACTGCTAGAAATACGCAACCTTTAAAGaagattatttctttcaaaatataatatgCAACACATGTTTTGACATGAAATCCCAAATCTAGACCTCTCTTCTATTGGTGCATATTTGCACATATTTGCAAAGATCTATACAAAGATGTTGTAATAGTTAAATATAGAAATCAACCTAAATGGTCTCAGTTAAAGAACAACAATACCATCGTATGTTATGGTGCTTTCATACTCCCGttaaagaatgaaattctttgttttgttttgggaagTATGTCTATTCGTGATgccaaattttttaatttgttcaactACAAGAAAGGAAAGATATCTACAATTTTGAGCCTACTTATTTTCCATTACATAGCAGGagaatttacataatttataGATCAGTGTATTACTATAAAATGAGTGAGATCgtaggacgcttgggtggcttagttggttaagcgtctgactcttcattttggctcagatcatgatttcagggtcttgagattgaaccccacatcaggctccacactcagtgcaaagtctgcctAAGctgctctccctctgcgcctcctctctttctctgtctctccctgtctctctcaaataaataaataaatcttttaaaaaaaataaggtgaatgAGACGATATTAATGGATTATCAGAGGCTcgtgaaaatttttaatttcctgaacaAATACAATTCCCTAGAGCAAATTACAATTTCCTGTAAAGAgcctattttgtattttcttaaatttacagGTTATAACCTTtatcacaaaaatttaaaacatagtatAATTGTGTTTGCAGGAAAAGAACATCAAAATCAACCTTCAAGAACTTTGTCTTAGCTTCAGGTTTTGTCTGCTGTGTTCTTGAGATAACCAATTCTAAGCGCACTTCCTTCTTTTTGGAAATTAACCTGATAAGtagcttcttcctctttttttttcccccttgatatTTCTTTACCATTGAGATTtggaaagtttctctttttttttttcttattttaaccaAAGCTGAACTTCTGCTGAATAATTTTTTGTCCACCTAACATGATACCACGGAgcaaatttgtttaaattttaactaaTCATTGTACATTGGTATAGAAAGATCTTTAAGATATATTGTTCAGTGAaaaacatatgtgtatatatatgcttaGAACTTGGAGTGAGAAGGAATTGAGATGAGTGGATTGTATTTTTACTCCATATACACCCAagtaaacacttttaaaaatattttatttatttatttgaaaaagagaaagagagtgagagagaatgagagcagggtgagggacagagggagaggtagacaccctccccccaccccactgagcagagagacctACAGGTGCAGGGTGCAACCCCGGACTTccgaatcatgacctgagccaaaagcaaacaccTAAAtggctgacccacccaggcacccgttgTTTGACACTTTTATAATGTGCATTAATTCATGAATTTCACGTATAATCTCTGATGTAGCTGAATAGATTATCCCAGGAGGAGACCCCCATGTGACTCAAGAAGAGGATTCACTCACCCTAACTATAAATGACTGAGTAGTTATTCAGCCCTctagatttttcatatttttagtgaTGATACTCACTAATAtaagttaattttcatttttttaaagattttatttattcatgagagacacacagagagaggcagagacataggcagagggagaagcaggctccctgcaggaaacccaatgccagactcgatcctaggaccctgggattatgacctgagcgaaaggctcaaccactgagctacccaggtgccccca from Canis lupus familiaris isolate Mischka breed German Shepherd chromosome 11, alternate assembly UU_Cfam_GSD_1.0, whole genome shotgun sequence includes these protein-coding regions:
- the LOC100685666 gene encoding glyceraldehyde-3-phosphate dehydrogenase-like isoform X1, producing MVKDGVSTFVCIGRLVTRAAFNSGKVDIVTIDDPFTDLNHMVYMFHDSTHSKFHGMVKAENGKLVINGKSISIFQEQDPANIKWGDAVESTGFFTTMEKAGAHLKGRAKRVIISAPSADVPMFVMGVHHEKYDNSLKIVSNASCTTNCLAPLAKVIHDHFSLVEGLMTTVHAITATQRLDGSSGKLWREGRGASQNIIPASTGATKAVGKVIPELNRKLTGIAFRVPTPNVSVVDLTCRLEKAAKYDDITFFSSNVKNSEEKTCNCQMQS